One stretch of Chryseobacterium fluminis DNA includes these proteins:
- a CDS encoding helix-turn-helix transcriptional regulator, translating to MQKEKLRIARKRKGYTQQQIADVIATDVSNYSRKESGDVKIIRDEWEKIAHFLNLPLEEIYEEEEAKVIVNNDHPVYNDNASSSSGITTQFNNISMSVIQSLQDYISLLKQEIDRLNEELKTLKSKK from the coding sequence ATGCAAAAAGAAAAATTACGTATTGCCAGAAAAAGAAAGGGATATACGCAGCAGCAGATCGCCGATGTGATCGCTACGGACGTTTCCAATTACAGCAGAAAAGAAAGTGGTGATGTCAAGATCATCAGAGATGAATGGGAGAAAATAGCCCACTTTTTAAACCTCCCCCTGGAGGAAATTTACGAGGAAGAAGAAGCTAAAGTTATTGTTAATAATGACCATCCGGTATATAATGATAATGCCTCTTCATCATCAGGGATCACGACGCAATTTAACAATATTTCAATGTCTGTTATTCAGAGTCTTCAGGACTATATTTCCCTGTTAAAGCAGGAAATCGACAGACTGAATGAAGAGTTAAAAACATTAAAAAGTAAAAAATAA